One part of the Rutidosis leptorrhynchoides isolate AG116_Rl617_1_P2 chromosome 1, CSIRO_AGI_Rlap_v1, whole genome shotgun sequence genome encodes these proteins:
- the LOC139870665 gene encoding clathrin light chain 1-like, which yields MSSFDTFSVDGEESTTIQSSGQFDECYFDNNNTNNDSYSNFTTNGEHVSSDPYGFGSHPDPDPISNGTTQGYDDTDGLFTSDGPVLPPPSEMREEGFALREWKRINAFRLADKENNEKELRNQIIQEGEEYIRAFHEKRLKNMETNKLTNREGEKMYVAKQETFHKEADKQYWKAIAELIPREVPNIEKRGNKKDKDKKPSITVVQGPKPGKPTDLSRLRHLLVKLKVTPPAHMVPPPPPAATKDGKEVAKDGKAAVKDGKEAAAAAAATTETVSDKDAASNGSVEVLVAPVEQPAA from the exons atgtCGTCGTTCGATACTTTTAGCGTCGACGGTGAAGAATCAACGACGATTCAATCATCAGGTCAATTCGACGAATGTTACTttgacaacaacaacaccaacaacgaTTCATACTCTAATTTCACCACCAACGGTGAACACGTGAGTTCAGATCCGTACGGATTCGGATCACATCCAGATCCAGATCCGATTTCAAACGGTACGACTCAGGGTTACGATGATACTGATGGCCTCTTCACTTCCGATGGACCGGTGCTTCCACCGCCAAGTGAAATGCGTGAAGAAGGATTTGCTCTTCGTGAATGGAAGAG GATTAATGCATTTCGCCTTGCTGATAAGGAGAATAATGAGAAGGAACTACGAAACCAGATAATCCAAGAAGGTGAGGAGTATATACGAGCTTTCcatgaaaagagattgaaaaacaTGGAGACGAACAAACTCACCAATAGAGAAGGCGAAAAG ATGTATGTAGCGAAGCAAGAAACATTCCACAAAGAAGCTGATAAACAATACTGGAAAGCAATAGCCGAATTGATTCCTCGTGAAGTCCCCAACATTGAAAAGAGAGGAAATAAGAAGGATAAAGACAAGAAACCCTCAATTACCGTCGTTCAAGGACCCAAACCTGGAAAACCTACCGACCTCTCGAGGCTGCGCCACCTCTTGGTGAAGCTCAAGGTCACTCCACCTGCCCACATGGTCCCACCTCCACCACCTGCCGCCACTAAAGACGGTAAGGAAGTTGCCAAAGATGGTAAAGCAGCTGTTAAAGATGGAAAGGAAGCTGCTGCTGCTGCAGCAGCAACTACTGAAACAGTGTCTGATAAAGATGCTGCCTCAAACGGTAGTGTTGAAGTTCTGGTGGCACCAGTGGAACAACCTGCTGCTTAA